In Mycobacterium sp. 050128, one genomic interval encodes:
- the fadD8 gene encoding fatty-acid--CoA ligase FadD8: MSDDLLRHPTHNGHLLVGALKRHKNRPVLFLGDTTLTGGELAERISQYTQAFEALGAGTGVTVGLLALNRPEVLMILGASQTQGYRRTALHPLGSLDDHAYVLSDCGASSLIVDPNPAFVERALGLLEKVDSLKQILTIGPVPEALAGVAVDLSAEAAKYQPKPLVVAELPPDHIGGMAYTGGTTGKPKGVLGTTGNIATMTQIQLSEWEWPENPRFLMCTPLSHAGAAFFTPTVVKGGEMVVLSKFDPAEVLKTIEEQKITATMLVPSMLYALMDHPDSQTRDLSSLETVYYGASAMNPVRLAEAIRRFGPIFAQYYGQSEAPMVITYLAKSEHDEKRLTSCGRPTLFARVALLGEDGKPVPQGEPGEICVSGPLLAGGYWHLPEETAKTFKDGWLHTGDMAREDEDGFYFIVDRVKDMIVTGGFNVFPREVEDVIAEHPSIAQVCVVGAPDDKWGEAVTAVVVLRADAPTHEAAIEAMTAEIQAAVKERKGSVQSPKRIEIVDALPLTGLGKPDKKAVRARFWEGAARSVG; encoded by the coding sequence ATGAGTGACGATTTGTTGCGCCATCCGACCCATAACGGCCATCTGCTGGTGGGCGCGCTCAAGCGCCACAAGAACCGGCCGGTGCTGTTCCTCGGCGACACCACGCTGACCGGTGGCGAACTGGCCGAGCGGATCAGCCAGTACACCCAGGCGTTCGAGGCGCTTGGCGCCGGCACCGGTGTCACGGTGGGGCTGCTGGCACTGAACCGCCCCGAGGTGCTGATGATCCTCGGCGCCAGCCAGACCCAGGGCTACCGGCGTACCGCGCTCCATCCGCTCGGCTCGCTGGACGACCACGCCTACGTGCTGTCGGACTGCGGTGCCAGCTCGCTGATCGTGGACCCCAACCCGGCGTTCGTGGAGCGCGCACTGGGCCTGCTGGAAAAGGTCGACTCGCTCAAACAGATCCTGACGATCGGCCCGGTTCCCGAGGCGCTGGCCGGGGTGGCCGTGGACCTGTCGGCCGAGGCGGCCAAGTACCAGCCCAAGCCGCTGGTGGTCGCCGAGCTGCCGCCCGACCACATTGGCGGCATGGCCTACACCGGCGGCACCACCGGCAAGCCCAAGGGCGTGCTGGGCACCACCGGAAACATCGCCACCATGACCCAGATCCAGCTCTCCGAATGGGAGTGGCCGGAGAACCCGCGGTTCTTGATGTGCACGCCGCTGTCGCACGCCGGGGCGGCGTTCTTCACGCCGACCGTGGTCAAGGGCGGCGAGATGGTGGTGCTGAGCAAGTTCGACCCGGCCGAGGTGCTCAAAACCATTGAAGAACAAAAGATTACGGCCACCATGCTGGTGCCCTCGATGCTCTACGCACTGATGGACCACCCGGATTCGCAGACCCGGGACCTGTCCTCGCTGGAAACCGTCTACTACGGCGCCTCGGCGATGAACCCGGTGAGGCTGGCCGAGGCGATCCGGCGGTTCGGCCCGATATTCGCGCAGTACTACGGCCAGTCCGAGGCGCCGATGGTGATCACCTATCTGGCCAAGTCCGAGCACGACGAGAAGCGGCTGACGTCGTGCGGACGCCCGACGCTGTTCGCCCGGGTTGCGCTGTTGGGCGAGGACGGCAAGCCGGTGCCGCAGGGCGAGCCGGGCGAGATCTGCGTCAGCGGACCGCTGCTGGCGGGTGGCTACTGGCATTTACCCGAAGAGACGGCGAAGACTTTTAAAGACGGCTGGCTGCACACCGGCGACATGGCCCGCGAGGACGAGGACGGCTTCTACTTCATCGTCGACAGGGTCAAGGACATGATCGTCACCGGCGGTTTCAACGTCTTCCCACGCGAGGTCGAGGACGTGATCGCCGAGCATCCGTCCATCGCGCAGGTGTGTGTGGTCGGGGCGCCGGATGACAAGTGGGGCGAGGCCGTCACCGCGGTGGTGGTGCTGCGCGCCGATGCACCGACCCACGAGGCCGCGATCGAGGCGATGACGGCCGAGATCCAGGCCGCGGTCAAGGAGCGCAAGGGCTCGGTGCAGTCGCCCAAGCGGATCGAAATCGTCGACGCGCTGCCGTTGACCGGGCTGGGCAAGCCGGACAAGAAGGCCGTGCGCGCGCGGTTCTGGGAAGGCGCCGCCCGCTCGGTGGGCTAA
- a CDS encoding nitroreductase family deazaflavin-dependent oxidoreductase, giving the protein MGNPIKPPWWLKPANKLFIQMSRLGMSFGGESPVVLTVPGRKSGRERSTPVTPMTVDAKQYVVAGFPGADWVANVRAAGQATVARGRRTERVRMVELSAADGRPILRLFPQEVPTGVGFMKRSGLVTEGSPDEFERLAGRCAVFRLDPA; this is encoded by the coding sequence ATGGGCAATCCGATCAAGCCGCCGTGGTGGCTGAAGCCGGCCAACAAACTCTTCATCCAGATGTCGCGGCTGGGAATGAGTTTCGGCGGCGAAAGTCCCGTCGTGCTGACGGTGCCGGGACGCAAATCGGGACGTGAGCGCTCGACGCCGGTGACGCCGATGACCGTCGACGCCAAACAGTACGTCGTCGCCGGATTCCCCGGCGCCGACTGGGTGGCCAACGTGCGGGCCGCCGGACAGGCGACCGTGGCCCGCGGCCGCCGCACCGAGCGGGTGCGGATGGTGGAGTTATCCGCGGCCGACGGCCGGCCGATTCTGCGGCTGTTCCCCCAAGAGGTGCCCACGGGTGTGGGATTCATGAAGCGGTCCGGACTCGTCACCGAGGGCAGTCCCGACGAGTTCGAGCGTCTGGCGGGCCGCTGCGCGGTGTTCCGCCTGGACCCCGCATAG
- a CDS encoding aldo/keto reductase: MTDKPQPGGLGSIGAAAVARVGYGAMQLFETSPDDAAAVLRRAVELGVNHIDTASFYGPGEVNRRIRAALAPYPEDLVIVSKVGARWTGDDPTPLAAAQQPAELRAAVEDDLSQLGLDCIPVVNLRRMDLGPGVAAEGDQIVDLDDQLAEMIKLRDEGKIGAIGVSSVPLDVLRRALPANIVCVQNAYSLLDRSQEEMIDACTAEGIAWVPYIPLGSSFPGYPKVADNPVVIDIAGEIGATPSQVGLAWLLAHAPTTLLIPGTRSIDHLEENIGAADVALSGEAIAALDAITTPGTDPWAHGVEPFLEATQS, translated from the coding sequence ATGACGGACAAACCACAGCCCGGCGGCTTGGGCAGTATCGGCGCGGCGGCGGTCGCCCGCGTCGGGTACGGCGCCATGCAGCTGTTCGAGACCTCGCCCGACGACGCCGCGGCGGTGCTGCGTCGCGCCGTCGAACTGGGCGTCAACCACATCGACACCGCGTCGTTCTACGGCCCCGGCGAGGTGAATCGCCGCATCCGCGCGGCGCTGGCCCCCTACCCCGAAGACCTCGTCATTGTCAGCAAGGTCGGGGCGAGGTGGACCGGCGACGACCCGACGCCGCTAGCCGCCGCCCAGCAGCCCGCTGAACTTCGCGCGGCCGTCGAAGACGATCTGAGTCAGCTGGGCCTGGACTGCATTCCGGTGGTCAATTTGCGGCGGATGGACCTTGGCCCGGGCGTGGCCGCCGAGGGCGACCAAATCGTCGACCTCGACGACCAGCTGGCTGAGATGATCAAGCTGCGCGACGAAGGCAAGATCGGGGCAATCGGCGTCAGCAGTGTGCCGCTCGACGTGCTGCGCCGGGCCTTGCCGGCGAACATCGTCTGCGTGCAGAACGCCTACAGCCTGCTCGACCGCTCGCAGGAGGAGATGATCGACGCCTGCACGGCCGAGGGCATCGCCTGGGTGCCGTACATCCCCCTCGGGTCGTCATTTCCGGGCTATCCCAAGGTCGCCGACAACCCCGTCGTGATCGACATCGCCGGCGAAATCGGCGCGACACCATCCCAGGTCGGCTTGGCGTGGTTGCTGGCGCACGCGCCGACCACGCTGCTGATTCCGGGGACGCGCTCGATCGACCATCTCGAGGAGAACATCGGCGCGGCTGACGTCGCGCTGAGCGGCGAGGCGATCGCTGCGCTGGACGCCATCACCACCCCGGGGACGGACCCGTGGGCGCACGGTGTCGAACCCTTCTTGGAGGCGACGCAGAGCTGA
- a CDS encoding glycosyltransferase family 4 protein yields the protein MRVAIVAESFLPHVNGVSNSVIRVLEHLRRTGHEALVIAPDTPPGEPPAERIHDGIRVHRVPSRMFPKVTTLPLGVPRPRLLKVLRGFQPDVMHLASPALLGYGGVRAARYLGVPTVAVYQTDVPGFAESYGIGITTRAAWAWFRHLHRLADRTLAPSTATMESLVAHRIPRVHHWARGVDIMGYAPSARDEALRQHWSPEGKPIVGFVGRLAPEKHVERLAGLAAAGDVQVVIVGDGVDQQKLQSAMPTARFTGAMYGAELAAAYASMDVFVHTGEHETFCQVVQEALASGLPVIAPDAGGPRDLVTPWRTGLLLGVHEFEQRLPEAVGHLLAERPRYSQAARKSVLARTWPAICDELLGHYTAVQSPIARARARNAQRKLAQGE from the coding sequence GTGCGCGTTGCGATCGTCGCAGAATCCTTTCTGCCACATGTCAACGGTGTCAGTAATTCAGTAATCCGCGTACTAGAGCATTTGCGCCGAACGGGCCATGAAGCTCTGGTGATCGCCCCCGACACCCCGCCCGGTGAACCTCCCGCCGAGCGCATTCACGACGGCATCCGGGTACACCGGGTGCCGTCGCGGATGTTCCCGAAGGTCACCACGTTGCCGCTTGGTGTGCCCCGGCCGCGACTGCTCAAGGTGCTGCGCGGATTCCAGCCCGATGTGATGCATCTCGCATCGCCGGCGCTGCTGGGCTACGGCGGCGTGCGAGCAGCGCGCTACCTCGGCGTGCCGACGGTCGCCGTCTATCAAACCGACGTACCGGGTTTCGCCGAGAGCTACGGCATCGGGATCACGACCCGCGCGGCGTGGGCGTGGTTCCGCCACCTGCACCGCCTCGCCGACCGCACGTTGGCTCCTTCCACGGCGACGATGGAATCGCTTGTCGCCCATCGAATCCCGCGGGTCCATCACTGGGCGCGCGGTGTCGACATCATGGGATACGCGCCGTCGGCGCGCGACGAGGCATTACGGCAGCACTGGTCGCCCGAAGGCAAGCCGATCGTCGGATTCGTGGGCCGGTTGGCGCCGGAGAAGCATGTGGAACGCCTCGCCGGCCTTGCCGCCGCCGGTGACGTGCAGGTCGTCATCGTCGGAGACGGCGTCGACCAGCAAAAGCTCCAATCGGCAATGCCCACAGCGCGATTCACCGGCGCCATGTACGGCGCCGAGCTCGCCGCGGCGTACGCGAGCATGGACGTTTTCGTCCACACCGGTGAGCACGAGACGTTCTGCCAAGTCGTGCAGGAGGCGCTGGCGTCCGGGTTGCCGGTGATCGCGCCCGACGCGGGGGGACCGCGTGACCTCGTCACCCCGTGGCGCACCGGACTGCTCTTGGGAGTCCACGAATTCGAGCAGCGGCTACCCGAAGCGGTGGGACATCTGCTGGCCGAGCGGCCGCGCTATTCGCAAGCCGCGCGCAAGAGCGTCCTGGCCCGCACCTGGCCCGCCATCTGTGACGAGTTGCTCGGGCACTACACGGCCGTGCAATCCCCCATCGCCAGGGCGCGCGCCCGCAACGCGCAACGCAAACTCGCGCAAGGCGAGTGA
- the menD gene encoding 2-succinyl-5-enolpyruvyl-6-hydroxy-3-cyclohexene-1-carboxylic-acid synthase gives MNPSTTQARVVVDELIRGGVRDVVLCPGSRNAPLAFALHDADRSGRLRLHVRIDERTAGYLAIGLAIAAGAPVCVAMTSGTAVANLGPAVVEANYARVPLIVLSANRPYELLGTGANQTMEQLGYFGTQVRAAISLGLAEDAPERLDSLNATWRSATCRVLAAATGSRTANAGPVQFDIPLREPLVPDPEPHGAVTPPGRPDGRPWTYTPPVTFDQPLEIDLSPDTVVIAGHGAGVQPALAQLPTVAEPTAPAAANPLHPLALALLRPKQVIMLGRPTLHRPVSSLLADPKVPVYALTTGPRWPDVSGNSQATGTRAVTTGTPNPAWLDRCSEMNRHAVAAVRGQLAAHPLTTGLHVAAAVADALRPGDQLVLGASNPVRDAALVGFDTTGIRVRSNRGVAGIDGTVSTAIGAALAHERNGTTENPARTVALIGDLTFVHDSSGLLIGPTEPTPRHLTIVVSNDNGGGIFELLEQGDSRFSDVSSRIFGTPHDVDVGALCRAYHVECRQVELDGLDAALNESGAGMRVLEVKADRSSLRGLHAAIKAAL, from the coding sequence GTGAATCCTTCGACGACACAGGCTCGCGTCGTCGTTGACGAGCTGATCCGCGGCGGCGTCCGCGACGTGGTGTTATGCCCCGGCTCGCGCAACGCCCCGCTGGCGTTCGCGCTGCACGACGCCGATCGCTCCGGTCGCCTCCGGCTGCATGTGCGCATCGACGAACGCACCGCCGGCTATCTGGCCATCGGGTTGGCGATCGCGGCGGGCGCGCCGGTCTGCGTGGCGATGACCTCGGGCACCGCGGTCGCCAATCTCGGTCCGGCCGTCGTCGAGGCGAACTACGCGCGGGTGCCGCTGATCGTGCTGTCGGCCAACCGGCCCTACGAATTGCTGGGCACCGGGGCCAACCAGACGATGGAGCAGCTGGGCTACTTCGGCACCCAGGTTCGCGCCGCGATCAGCCTGGGCCTGGCCGAGGACGCGCCGGAGCGACTGGATTCGCTCAATGCGACCTGGCGGTCGGCCACCTGCCGGGTATTGGCGGCGGCCACCGGTTCTCGCACCGCCAATGCCGGGCCCGTGCAGTTCGACATCCCGCTGCGCGAGCCGCTGGTGCCGGATCCGGAGCCGCACGGCGCGGTGACGCCGCCGGGCCGGCCCGACGGCAGGCCGTGGACCTACACGCCGCCGGTCACCTTCGACCAGCCGCTGGAAATCGATCTGTCGCCGGACACCGTCGTCATCGCCGGCCATGGCGCCGGCGTGCAGCCCGCCCTCGCGCAGCTGCCGACCGTGGCCGAACCGACCGCGCCGGCGGCGGCCAATCCGTTGCACCCGCTGGCCCTGGCGCTGCTGCGCCCGAAGCAGGTGATCATGCTCGGCCGACCGACACTGCATCGCCCGGTCTCGTCGCTGCTGGCCGACCCGAAGGTGCCGGTGTACGCGCTGACCACCGGACCGCGCTGGCCGGACGTCTCGGGTAACTCGCAGGCCACCGGAACCCGGGCGGTGACCACGGGGACACCCAACCCGGCGTGGCTGGACCGCTGCTCGGAGATGAACCGGCACGCCGTCGCGGCGGTGCGCGGCCAGCTCGCGGCGCATCCATTGACCACCGGACTGCACGTCGCCGCCGCCGTGGCGGATGCGCTGCGACCGGGCGATCAGCTCGTGCTCGGGGCGTCCAACCCGGTCCGTGACGCCGCGCTGGTGGGGTTCGACACGACCGGCATCCGGGTCCGGTCCAATCGCGGCGTCGCCGGCATCGACGGCACCGTGTCCACCGCGATCGGTGCGGCACTCGCGCACGAACGCAACGGCACGACCGAGAACCCGGCCCGTACCGTCGCCTTGATCGGCGACCTGACGTTCGTCCACGACAGCTCCGGGCTGCTGATCGGTCCGACCGAGCCGACGCCGCGCCATCTGACCATCGTGGTGTCCAACGACAACGGCGGCGGCATCTTCGAATTGCTGGAGCAGGGCGACTCGAGGTTCTCGGACGTGTCCTCGCGGATCTTCGGCACCCCGCACGATGTGGACGTCGGAGCGCTATGCCGCGCCTACCACGTCGAATGCCGTCAGGTCGAGCTCGACGGACTGGACGCGGCGCTCAATGAATCCGGCGCCGGGATGCGGGTGCTGGAGGTCAAGGCGGACCGGTCGTCGCTGCGCGGACTCCATGCCGCCATCAAGGCTGCCTTGTGA
- a CDS encoding amidohydrolase, protein MAQADLVVTGTILTVDDARPTAEALAIADGRIVAVGSRSEVAEFIGADTQTVDVGDGCVLPGFIEAHGHPLMEAVALSDRIVDIRPVTIPGPDDVIAAIRREVAQRGSTGAYLNGWDALLQTGLPDPTLAWLDDIAPDGPLVIIHNSGHKAYFNSHAAQLNGLSRDTPDPKGAKYGRDADGELDGTAEEIGAVFPLLGGAISGDSYPAMLLAECARLNRAGLTTCSEMAFDPNFGPMVAQLHDRLTVRLRTYEVSNAQMATAAVPGQGDDMLRQVGIKIWVDGSPWIGNIALSFPYLDTEATRSIGIPPGSCGCANYTAEQLREIVGAYFPLGWQMACHVQGDAGVDTILDVYEEALRAHPRDDHRLRLEHVGAIRPEQLQRAADLGVTCSIFVDQIHYWGDVIVDGLFGEERGSRWMPAGSAVATGMRISLHNDPPVTPEEPLRNISVAVTRTAPSGRVLGPEERLTVDQAIRAQTIDAAWQLFADDDIGSLEVGKYADLVVLSADPRTVPPEQIADLEVRATYLAGRQVYSR, encoded by the coding sequence ATGGCGCAGGCAGATCTCGTCGTTACCGGAACCATCCTTACCGTCGATGACGCCAGGCCCACCGCCGAGGCGCTCGCCATCGCCGATGGCCGCATCGTCGCCGTCGGCAGCCGCTCCGAGGTCGCCGAGTTCATCGGCGCCGACACCCAGACCGTCGACGTCGGCGACGGCTGCGTGCTACCGGGATTCATTGAGGCACACGGTCATCCGCTCATGGAGGCCGTCGCGCTGTCGGACCGGATCGTCGACATCCGACCGGTCACCATCCCCGGCCCCGACGACGTCATCGCGGCGATTCGTCGCGAGGTCGCGCAGCGCGGATCAACGGGCGCCTACCTGAACGGCTGGGACGCGCTGCTGCAGACCGGCCTGCCGGACCCGACGCTGGCGTGGCTGGACGACATCGCGCCCGACGGCCCACTGGTGATCATTCACAACTCCGGGCACAAGGCCTACTTCAACTCGCACGCCGCCCAACTCAACGGCCTGAGCCGCGACACCCCGGACCCCAAGGGCGCCAAGTACGGGCGCGACGCCGACGGCGAGCTGGACGGCACGGCCGAGGAGATCGGCGCGGTGTTCCCGCTGCTCGGCGGCGCCATCTCGGGCGACAGCTACCCGGCGATGCTGCTGGCCGAGTGCGCCCGGCTCAACCGGGCCGGGCTGACCACCTGTTCGGAGATGGCGTTCGATCCGAACTTCGGGCCGATGGTGGCGCAGTTGCACGACCGGCTGACGGTGCGGCTGCGTACCTACGAGGTCTCCAACGCGCAGATGGCCACCGCCGCGGTCCCCGGCCAGGGCGACGACATGCTGCGCCAGGTGGGCATCAAGATCTGGGTGGACGGTTCGCCGTGGATCGGCAATATCGCGCTGTCCTTTCCCTACCTGGACACCGAGGCCACCCGCTCCATCGGTATCCCGCCCGGTTCGTGTGGCTGCGCCAACTACACCGCCGAGCAGCTGCGTGAGATCGTCGGCGCGTACTTTCCGCTGGGCTGGCAGATGGCCTGCCATGTGCAGGGCGACGCCGGCGTGGACACCATCCTCGACGTCTACGAAGAGGCGCTGCGCGCCCATCCGCGCGACGACCACCGGCTGCGCCTCGAGCACGTCGGGGCCATCCGGCCCGAGCAGCTGCAGCGCGCCGCCGACCTCGGCGTGACCTGCAGCATCTTCGTCGACCAGATCCACTACTGGGGCGACGTGATCGTCGACGGGTTGTTCGGCGAGGAGCGCGGATCCCGTTGGATGCCGGCAGGATCCGCCGTGGCCACCGGCATGCGGATCTCGTTGCACAACGACCCGCCCGTCACGCCGGAGGAGCCGCTGCGCAACATCAGCGTGGCCGTGACGAGGACGGCGCCCAGCGGCCGGGTGCTGGGCCCCGAGGAGCGGCTGACCGTCGACCAGGCGATCCGCGCCCAGACCATCGACGCGGCCTGGCAGCTGTTCGCCGACGACGACATCGGCTCGCTCGAGGTCGGCAAGTACGCGGACCTGGTGGTGCTGTCGGCCGATCCACGCACGGTGCCGCCCGAGCAGATCGCCGATCTCGAGGTGCGGGCGACGTATCTGGCGGGCCGCCAGGTCTACAGCCGGTGA
- a CDS encoding TetR/AcrR family transcriptional regulator: MAGSTRSDARRNREKLLEVATAAFATADGRAVSLESIARAAGVGIGTLYRHFPSREALVEAIFRAELAEVAAAAEQLLDRHPPKTALRRWMDRYAGFVAAKRGMAESLHAMFDSGVVQRSQTYDSVVGAVERLLRAGADDGSLRADVRADDVVSSLIGIFLATGSPEQTGRMLDLLVAGIAT, encoded by the coding sequence TTGGCTGGCAGTACCCGGTCCGACGCGCGCCGAAATCGCGAAAAGCTCCTCGAGGTGGCGACCGCGGCGTTTGCCACCGCCGATGGGCGCGCGGTATCGCTGGAGTCGATCGCGCGCGCCGCCGGCGTCGGAATCGGCACGCTGTACCGGCATTTCCCCAGCCGGGAGGCGCTCGTCGAGGCGATTTTCCGCGCCGAGCTCGCCGAGGTGGCCGCGGCGGCCGAGCAGCTGCTGGACAGGCATCCGCCCAAGACCGCGCTGCGGCGCTGGATGGACCGCTACGCCGGCTTCGTGGCCGCCAAGCGTGGCATGGCGGAGTCGCTGCACGCGATGTTCGACTCCGGTGTCGTGCAGCGCAGCCAGACCTACGACAGCGTCGTCGGTGCCGTCGAGAGGTTGTTGCGGGCCGGAGCCGACGACGGCAGCCTGCGCGCCGACGTCCGGGCCGATGACGTGGTGTCCAGCCTCATCGGAATCTTTCTGGCCACCGGCTCACCGGAGCAGACCGGCCGCATGCTCGACCTGCTGGTCGCCGGCATCGCCACGTAG
- a CDS encoding alpha/beta fold hydrolase, whose translation MINLAYDDRGSGEPVVFISGSGGPGRTWLPHQVPAFTSAGYRVITFDNRGIGATENAEGFTTETMVNDTATLIESLGAAPARIVGVSMGAFIAQELMVARPELVTAAVLMATRGRLDRARQGFHEGEQELYASSTVLPPAYEAKVRVLENFSRKTINDDVLVADWITMFRAWPVKRTPGLRTQLSVSPQTSRLAAYRGINTPVLVMGFADDVITPPHLGREVADALPNGRYVQIPDAGHLGFLERPEAVNSVALKFFTEV comes from the coding sequence GTGATCAACCTGGCGTATGACGACCGAGGCAGCGGTGAGCCCGTGGTCTTCATCTCGGGCAGCGGCGGCCCCGGACGCACCTGGTTACCGCATCAGGTCCCGGCCTTCACGTCCGCGGGTTATCGCGTGATCACCTTCGACAATCGCGGGATCGGCGCCACCGAAAACGCCGAGGGGTTCACGACGGAGACCATGGTCAACGACACCGCGACCCTGATCGAGTCCCTGGGTGCGGCCCCGGCGCGCATCGTCGGGGTGTCGATGGGCGCGTTCATCGCCCAAGAGCTGATGGTGGCGCGCCCCGAGCTGGTGACCGCCGCGGTGCTGATGGCCACCCGCGGCCGCCTGGACCGCGCCCGTCAGGGCTTCCATGAGGGCGAGCAGGAGCTCTACGCGTCCAGCACCGTACTACCGCCCGCTTACGAGGCGAAAGTCCGTGTGCTGGAGAACTTTTCGCGTAAAACGATCAATGACGACGTGCTGGTCGCCGACTGGATCACCATGTTCCGGGCCTGGCCGGTCAAGCGCACCCCCGGGTTGCGCACTCAGCTGAGCGTGTCCCCGCAGACCAGCCGGCTCGCGGCGTACCGCGGCATCAACACCCCGGTGCTGGTGATGGGATTCGCCGACGATGTCATCACTCCGCCGCACTTGGGGCGCGAAGTCGCTGACGCCTTGCCCAACGGCCGCTACGTGCAGATCCCCGACGCGGGCCATCTCGGGTTCTTGGAGCGGCCCGAGGCGGTGAACAGCGTGGCGCTGAAGTTCTTCACCGAGGTCTGA
- a CDS encoding DUF3592 domain-containing protein → MKSPKALLRSLIHGRSDEPPGTPARIALRLARIAVLVIAGLVTLQSVLLVAGAWRNDLAIRHNMGVAQAEVLSAGPRRSTIEFVTPERVTYRPELGVLYPSELATGMRIYVEYNKSDPNLVRVQHRNAGLAIIPAGSIAVVSWLVALVVLLGLALIDKRLDRRDTAESAGSKDA, encoded by the coding sequence GTGAAGTCACCAAAAGCATTGCTGCGCAGTCTGATCCACGGTCGCAGCGATGAGCCGCCGGGCACGCCGGCGCGGATTGCGTTGCGGCTGGCCCGGATCGCGGTGCTGGTCATCGCCGGGCTGGTGACGCTGCAGTCGGTGTTGCTGGTAGCCGGCGCCTGGCGCAATGACCTCGCGATCCGGCACAACATGGGTGTGGCGCAGGCGGAGGTGCTCAGTGCGGGGCCGCGCCGGTCGACAATCGAATTCGTCACACCTGAGCGAGTCACCTACCGGCCCGAGCTCGGCGTGTTATACCCGTCCGAATTAGCCACGGGTATGCGGATATACGTCGAATACAACAAGAGCGACCCGAACCTGGTGCGAGTCCAGCACCGCAACGCCGGGCTGGCGATAATCCCGGCAGGGTCGATCGCGGTCGTCAGTTGGCTCGTCGCCCTGGTTGTGCTGTTAGGCCTCGCGCTGATAGACAAGCGATTGGACCGGCGCGACACGGCCGAAAGTGCGGGTAGCAAAGACGCATAA
- a CDS encoding o-succinylbenzoate synthase → MRVRFRGITTREVALIEGPAGWGEFGAFLEYGPAEATAWLASGIEGAYRAPPPVHRDRIPINATVPAVAAAEVPDVLARFPGAETAKVKVAEPGQTLVDDVARVNAVRELVPMVRVDANGGWTVDEAMLAAAVLTVHGPLEYLEQPCATVDELAELRRRIDVPIAADESIRKADDPLAVVRAGAADIAVLKVAPLGGISALLDIAAQIDIPVVVSSALDSAVGIAAGLRAAAALPRLSHACGLGTGGLFLEDVAAPAAVVDGHLAVGPVAPDPERLSALRASPERRQWWIDRVKACHRLLVPSIE, encoded by the coding sequence ATGCGAGTGCGGTTTCGCGGCATCACCACCCGCGAGGTCGCGCTGATCGAGGGACCGGCGGGGTGGGGCGAGTTCGGCGCCTTCCTGGAATACGGGCCGGCCGAGGCGACGGCGTGGCTGGCCTCGGGCATCGAGGGCGCCTACCGGGCGCCGCCGCCGGTGCACCGCGACCGCATCCCGATCAACGCCACCGTGCCGGCCGTGGCCGCGGCTGAAGTGCCGGATGTGCTGGCCCGCTTTCCCGGCGCCGAAACGGCCAAGGTGAAGGTCGCCGAGCCGGGTCAGACGCTGGTTGACGACGTCGCCCGGGTCAACGCGGTGCGCGAACTGGTCCCGATGGTGCGGGTGGACGCCAACGGCGGCTGGACGGTCGACGAGGCGATGCTGGCCGCGGCCGTGCTGACCGTCCACGGCCCGCTGGAATACCTCGAACAACCCTGCGCCACCGTCGACGAACTTGCCGAGCTGCGGCGGCGGATCGACGTGCCGATCGCCGCCGACGAGAGCATCCGCAAGGCCGACGACCCGCTGGCGGTGGTCCGCGCCGGCGCCGCGGACATCGCGGTCCTCAAAGTCGCTCCGCTGGGCGGGATTTCGGCCCTGCTGGACATTGCCGCCCAGATCGACATCCCGGTCGTGGTGTCCAGCGCGCTGGACTCGGCGGTCGGCATCGCCGCCGGCCTGCGCGCCGCGGCGGCATTACCGCGACTGTCGCACGCTTGCGGGCTGGGCACCGGCGGGCTGTTCCTGGAAGACGTCGCCGCTCCCGCCGCGGTCGTCGACGGCCACCTGGCCGTCGGGCCTGTTGCACCCGACCCGGAGCGGCTGAGCGCGCTGCGGGCATCGCCCGAGCGTCGGCAGTGGTGGATCGACCGGGTCAAGGCCTGCCATCGGCTCCTTGTACCGTCGATCGAGTGA